A region of Streptomyces sp. R44 DNA encodes the following proteins:
- a CDS encoding DUF5709 domain-containing protein produces the protein MTGTETWGDDVYQPDGSEVQDDAGVLDYEDTLEGPAGDPLDAGYSPPERPLGAEHAGVTAAERQHGESLDERLAEEEPEFPLLDGDGLGDTTDTDGELLDDQVGGRRAGRLMSEDEGTGPVSHELNARDLGIDGGAASAEEAAMHIIDVE, from the coding sequence ATGACCGGTACGGAAACGTGGGGCGATGACGTCTACCAGCCCGACGGCAGCGAAGTCCAGGACGACGCGGGTGTCCTGGACTACGAGGACACCCTGGAGGGACCGGCCGGCGACCCCCTCGACGCGGGGTACTCGCCACCGGAACGCCCTCTCGGAGCCGAGCACGCGGGAGTGACCGCGGCCGAACGGCAACACGGTGAGTCCCTCGACGAGCGCCTGGCGGAGGAGGAGCCGGAGTTCCCGCTCCTCGACGGCGACGGCCTCGGTGACACGACGGACACCGACGGCGAGCTCCTGGACGACCAGGTCGGCGGCCGGCGCGCGGGCCGCCTGATGTCCGAGGACGAGGGGACGGGCCCCGTCAGCCACGAACTGAACGCCCGGGACCTCGGCATCGACGGCGGCGCCGCGTCCGCCGAGGAGGCCGCGATGCACATCATCGACGTGGAATGA
- a CDS encoding PucR family transcriptional regulator: MILSGVAATLQAGLPELGERMALRIRAEVEAYEDESLIPLESLRLSCTANADLILTHLRLGGTPDASSARDTGRLRAEQGVPLADTLHAYRIGSQLLWTEILAEARARPEISDDLLLSESTEFWALSGLYAESVAVAYRETAAELTSQGQARRSALVEALFTGIVTDRTLWETARELGLPEHGPYAVAAAEAGTPGEEPLTGAEAALRQANLPSAWRLLPDQQLALIALPTAAEEATCLRILRRTRARVGFSPRFRSLRDTPQALRFARLALAGLEGTGPGVARFDDNPLAMVVAAAPAEAAHLMEVVLRPVLDLPAAERSRLLRTLEHWFAAAGSAAAAARSLFVHPNTVRYRLRRVEELTGRSLSDPRAAADIGAALLAVRNPKTG; the protein is encoded by the coding sequence ATGATCCTTTCGGGTGTGGCGGCGACGCTCCAGGCGGGGCTTCCGGAACTGGGCGAGCGCATGGCGCTGCGCATCCGCGCGGAGGTCGAGGCGTACGAGGACGAGTCGCTGATCCCGCTGGAGTCCCTGCGCCTCTCCTGCACCGCCAACGCGGACCTGATCCTCACCCACCTCCGCCTCGGCGGCACCCCGGACGCGAGTTCGGCCCGTGACACCGGCCGGCTCCGGGCCGAGCAGGGGGTACCGCTGGCGGACACGCTGCACGCGTACCGGATCGGCTCGCAGCTCCTGTGGACGGAGATCCTGGCCGAGGCCCGGGCCCGCCCCGAGATCTCCGACGACCTGCTGCTGTCGGAGTCGACGGAGTTCTGGGCGTTGTCCGGTCTGTACGCCGAGTCGGTTGCGGTGGCCTACCGGGAGACGGCCGCGGAACTCACCTCACAGGGCCAGGCACGGCGCTCCGCGCTGGTGGAGGCGCTGTTCACCGGGATCGTCACCGACCGCACGCTGTGGGAGACCGCCCGCGAACTGGGACTGCCCGAGCACGGGCCCTATGCGGTCGCCGCGGCGGAGGCCGGCACTCCTGGCGAGGAACCGCTCACCGGAGCGGAGGCCGCGCTGCGGCAGGCGAACCTGCCGTCCGCCTGGAGACTCCTGCCGGACCAGCAGCTCGCCCTGATCGCCCTGCCGACGGCGGCGGAGGAGGCCACGTGTCTGCGCATCCTGCGCCGGACGCGGGCCCGCGTGGGCTTCAGTCCGCGCTTCCGGTCGTTGCGGGACACGCCGCAGGCCCTGCGCTTCGCCCGTCTCGCCCTGGCCGGGCTCGAAGGCACCGGCCCCGGTGTGGCCCGCTTCGACGACAATCCGCTGGCCATGGTCGTGGCGGCCGCTCCGGCCGAGGCCGCGCACCTGATGGAGGTGGTGCTCCGGCCGGTGCTCGATCTGCCGGCCGCGGAACGGTCCCGGCTGCTGCGCACCCTGGAGCACTGGTTCGCCGCCGCCGGCTCGGCCGCCGCCGCGGCCCGGAGCCTCTTCGTCCACCCGAACACCGTCCGCTACCGTCTGCGGCGCGTGGAGGAACTGACGGGCCGCTCCCTCTCCGACCCGCGGGCGGCCGCGGACATCGGCGCGGCACTCCTCGCGGTCCGCAATCCGAAGACCGGTTGA
- a CDS encoding long-chain fatty acid--CoA ligase, whose protein sequence is MANLAGFLVETAARQPERPALRLGEQVITYAELDERSARVAALLRAEGVRPMDRVALMLPNVPEFVVLYYGILRAGAAVVPMNPLLKTRETEYHLADARAVRLFEWHQAPGEGAQGAAAAGVRHTAVEPGEFAAMLARHEPLREVDEKADQDMAVLLYTSGTTGRPKGAVLTHGGLRHNTEVNSVHIQEMTPEDVVVGCLPLFHIFGQICTMSAAVRSGASLVLIPRFDPGAVLAAIARERATVFEGVPTMYAALLQHPSDADVSTLRMCISGGASLPVEILHGFERRFGCPVLEGFGMSETSPVVTFNHPDRPRKAGSIGTPIRDVEVRLLDDKGQDVAPGEIGELAVRGPNLMQGYWDRPEETEAAIPDGWLRTGDLARADEDGYLYIVDRKKDMIIRGGYNVYPREIEEVLHEHPAVALAAVVGIPHAELGEEVAAAVVLRPGAEATPEELREYVKDRVAAYKYPRRVWLVDALPLGPSGKILKREITVPAG, encoded by the coding sequence ATGGCCAATCTGGCAGGGTTCCTCGTGGAGACGGCTGCGCGGCAGCCCGAGCGTCCCGCGCTGCGCCTGGGGGAGCAGGTCATCACGTACGCGGAGCTGGACGAGCGCAGCGCCCGCGTCGCCGCCCTGCTGAGGGCCGAGGGGGTGCGGCCCATGGACCGGGTCGCGCTGATGCTGCCGAACGTTCCCGAGTTCGTCGTGCTGTACTACGGCATCCTCCGCGCCGGCGCGGCCGTCGTTCCGATGAACCCCCTCCTGAAGACCCGGGAGACGGAGTACCACCTGGCCGACGCCCGCGCCGTGCGGCTCTTCGAGTGGCACCAGGCGCCGGGCGAGGGCGCTCAGGGAGCGGCCGCCGCGGGCGTGCGCCACACGGCCGTCGAACCCGGCGAGTTCGCCGCCATGCTGGCCCGGCACGAACCCCTCCGCGAGGTCGACGAGAAGGCCGACCAGGACATGGCCGTGCTGCTGTACACCTCCGGGACCACCGGCCGCCCCAAGGGAGCGGTCCTCACCCACGGCGGGCTGCGGCACAACACCGAGGTCAACAGCGTCCACATCCAGGAGATGACGCCGGAGGACGTGGTGGTGGGCTGCCTGCCGCTGTTCCATATCTTCGGCCAGATCTGCACCATGAGCGCGGCCGTCCGCAGCGGCGCCTCGCTCGTGCTCATCCCGCGCTTCGACCCGGGGGCCGTCCTGGCGGCCATCGCCCGCGAGCGGGCCACCGTCTTCGAGGGCGTGCCGACCATGTACGCGGCGCTGCTCCAGCACCCCTCGGACGCGGACGTGTCGACGCTGCGGATGTGCATCTCCGGCGGCGCCTCGCTGCCGGTCGAGATCCTCCACGGCTTCGAGCGGCGCTTCGGCTGTCCCGTCCTCGAAGGCTTCGGCATGTCCGAGACCAGCCCGGTGGTCACCTTCAACCACCCGGACCGGCCCCGCAAGGCCGGCTCCATCGGCACCCCCATCCGTGACGTCGAGGTGCGGCTGCTCGACGACAAGGGACAGGACGTGGCCCCCGGCGAGATCGGTGAACTCGCCGTCCGCGGCCCCAACCTGATGCAGGGGTACTGGGACCGCCCCGAGGAGACCGAGGCCGCCATCCCCGACGGCTGGCTCCGGACCGGTGACCTCGCCCGCGCCGACGAGGACGGCTACCTCTACATCGTCGACCGCAAGAAGGACATGATCATCCGCGGCGGCTACAACGTCTACCCGCGCGAGATCGAGGAGGTCCTCCACGAGCACCCGGCCGTCGCCCTCGCCGCCGTCGTGGGCATCCCGCACGCGGAACTGGGCGAGGAGGTCGCGGCCGCGGTCGTGCTGCGCCCCGGCGCGGAGGCCACCCCCGAGGAACTGCGGGAGTACGTCAAGGACCGCGTGGCGGCCTACAAGTACCCGCGCCGGGTGTGGCTCGTGGACGCGCTGCCGCTGGGACCGAGCGGCAAGATCCTCAAGAGGGAGATCACCGTCCCGGCCGGGTGA
- a CDS encoding tautomerase family protein, whose translation MPLWTVHHTPGIFSAEEKHRLASTVADHYEKVGLPRFYVVTLFHETRPEDFYVGGEPAPIAVRITIDHIARRNPDEDSRRRTARWIREMVRPHLERHAGLHWEFHVDETSEELWMINGIVPPPGGSDTERLWAEENRATAY comes from the coding sequence ATGCCCCTGTGGACCGTTCACCACACGCCGGGAATCTTCTCCGCCGAAGAGAAGCACCGGCTCGCCTCGACCGTCGCGGACCATTACGAGAAGGTCGGTCTGCCCCGCTTCTACGTGGTCACCCTGTTCCACGAGACCCGACCCGAGGACTTCTACGTCGGAGGCGAGCCCGCCCCGATCGCGGTCCGCATCACCATCGACCACATCGCCCGGCGCAACCCCGACGAGGACAGCAGGCGCCGGACGGCCCGCTGGATCAGGGAGATGGTGCGCCCCCACCTCGAACGGCACGCCGGGCTCCACTGGGAGTTCCACGTCGACGAGACCAGCGAGGAGCTCTGGATGATCAACGGGATCGTCCCTCCGCCCGGCGGCTCCGACACGGAGCGGCTCTGGGCGGAGGAGAACCGGGCGACCGCCTACTGA
- a CDS encoding SDR family oxidoreductase, whose amino-acid sequence MVAVMGKVVVVTGGRRGLGAALVDEVLARGASKVYATARSAYVDERPRVVTTVLDVRSAESVASLAELASDADIVFNNAGVLLPSPLLTGDFGQTAETFEVNVFGPLRVARAFAPVLAKNGGGALVNMHSVLSWLAGSGAYGASKAAAWSLTNSLRLELAPQHTQVVGVHAGFIDTDMVSALDRSKAKPADVAARIVDGLEAGDAEVLADDVSVTVKSALSGPVEHLTFSAAG is encoded by the coding sequence GTGGTTGCGGTGATGGGCAAGGTGGTCGTGGTGACCGGCGGGCGGCGAGGGCTCGGCGCCGCGCTCGTGGACGAGGTGCTGGCGCGCGGGGCGAGCAAGGTGTACGCGACGGCCCGCTCGGCGTACGTGGACGAGCGACCGCGGGTGGTGACCACCGTGCTCGACGTCCGCTCGGCCGAGTCGGTCGCCTCCCTCGCGGAGCTCGCCTCGGACGCCGACATCGTGTTCAACAACGCCGGGGTCCTGCTGCCCTCGCCGCTGCTCACGGGTGACTTCGGGCAGACGGCCGAGACGTTCGAGGTCAATGTCTTCGGGCCGTTGCGGGTGGCGCGGGCGTTCGCGCCCGTCCTCGCCAAGAACGGCGGCGGAGCGCTGGTGAACATGCACTCCGTACTGTCCTGGCTGGCGGGCAGCGGAGCGTACGGGGCCTCCAAGGCTGCGGCCTGGTCCCTCACGAACTCGCTCCGGCTCGAACTGGCGCCGCAGCACACGCAGGTCGTCGGCGTGCACGCCGGATTCATCGACACGGACATGGTCTCCGCCCTCGACCGGAGCAAGGCGAAGCCCGCCGACGTGGCCGCGCGGATCGTGGACGGCCTGGAGGCCGGGGACGCCGAGGTGCTCGCCGACGACGTCAGCGTCACCGTGAAGTCCGCGCTGTCCGGTCCCGTGGAACACCTGACCTTCTCGGCCGCCGGCTGA
- a CDS encoding winged helix-turn-helix transcriptional regulator: protein MRFEKRLSDRDAWSIGDGCSAGRVLDLLSTRTVFMVVRECFYGTTRFEDFVARIGTSAPSVSRALKQLESAGVVARTPYQEPGKRARDEYRLTEAGEDLLPVFLSLIRWGDTYLQDGRPPLAFVEAGSGRPLDVRVTAEPAPEASSDDIEIRLHPDWRRD, encoded by the coding sequence ATGAGGTTCGAGAAGCGATTGAGCGACCGGGACGCGTGGTCGATCGGCGACGGGTGCTCGGCCGGCCGGGTGCTCGACCTGCTCAGCACCCGCACGGTCTTCATGGTCGTACGGGAGTGCTTCTACGGCACGACCCGGTTCGAGGACTTCGTGGCGAGGATCGGCACCTCCGCGCCCTCGGTCTCCCGCGCGCTCAAGCAGCTGGAATCCGCCGGGGTCGTGGCGCGCACTCCCTACCAGGAGCCGGGGAAGCGGGCCCGCGACGAGTACCGGCTCACCGAGGCGGGCGAGGACCTGCTGCCGGTCTTCCTGTCGCTGATCCGGTGGGGTGACACCTACCTGCAGGACGGCCGTCCGCCGCTGGCCTTCGTCGAAGCCGGCAGCGGCCGCCCGCTGGACGTCCGCGTGACCGCCGAACCGGCGCCGGAGGCGTCGTCCGACGACATCGAGATCCGCCTGCACCCCGACTGGCGTCGCGACTGA